One genomic region from Chthonomonas calidirosea T49 encodes:
- a CDS encoding GNAT family N-acetyltransferase, producing MGFEVRAVRPEEREACLDLWCRVWSENGRGFFHRYLYADETWLPHYTQVGVLDGKIVSAVQIVRRKVACGEIWLTMGGLANVATLPEYRGQGYNTACLKRALAIMEAEGMDFSALSTGIPGYYERIGYTVFPLPEVEGAVRQPLPSGSADIGVRAARADDLPIIRAIYASYNRYRPLTLERTQSYWSYWIGLSEERDPKEVLVGLDREGHVIAYLCYSTFEREGQRYGEVREIGLADMASAQAEQALFNLLATLCWQEEIGFLRAHIALDPEVCSALERILEKPIPGYHRSGMLRLLHRTELFQKLLPRFEQRWIEQGCPAGRVSFETPYGPISLEGAGEALILRRMEEGEGVLPQVHFFQLLFGTVRPHHVTEDGAQRRFLEALFPRGKAPVFYRADGF from the coding sequence ATGGGGTTTGAAGTTCGTGCCGTGCGGCCGGAGGAGAGAGAGGCCTGTTTGGATTTGTGGTGCCGTGTATGGTCAGAAAATGGACGTGGTTTCTTTCATCGCTATCTCTATGCAGACGAAACCTGGCTGCCGCACTATACGCAGGTAGGCGTGCTCGATGGCAAAATCGTGAGTGCTGTTCAGATCGTACGGCGCAAAGTGGCTTGCGGGGAGATATGGTTGACGATGGGGGGCCTAGCCAATGTGGCTACCTTGCCAGAGTATCGTGGTCAGGGCTACAACACAGCTTGCCTCAAAAGAGCCTTGGCAATCATGGAGGCGGAGGGAATGGATTTCTCCGCGCTTAGCACGGGCATTCCCGGCTACTACGAGCGCATCGGATATACCGTTTTTCCTCTTCCGGAGGTCGAGGGCGCTGTTAGGCAGCCCTTGCCTTCTGGTTCTGCCGATATCGGTGTGCGTGCCGCCCGCGCCGACGACTTACCCATCATTCGCGCCATTTACGCCAGCTATAATCGCTACCGACCTCTTACCTTAGAGAGAACCCAGAGCTATTGGAGCTATTGGATAGGTCTTTCTGAAGAGCGCGATCCGAAAGAAGTGCTCGTGGGTCTTGACAGAGAAGGGCACGTGATTGCCTATCTCTGTTACAGCACGTTTGAGCGGGAAGGGCAGAGATATGGCGAGGTTCGTGAAATCGGCTTGGCCGATATGGCAAGCGCACAGGCAGAACAGGCGCTGTTTAACTTGCTGGCGACCCTATGCTGGCAAGAGGAGATCGGCTTTCTTCGCGCACATATCGCCTTGGATCCAGAGGTCTGCTCCGCCCTTGAGCGGATTTTAGAGAAGCCTATTCCCGGCTATCATCGCAGCGGGATGTTGCGACTGTTGCATCGAACCGAGCTGTTTCAAAAGCTTCTGCCCCGCTTCGAGCAGAGATGGATCGAGCAGGGATGCCCGGCAGGTCGGGTGAGTTTTGAAACACCTTATGGGCCGATCTCTTTAGAAGGGGCTGGCGAGGCGTTGATCTTGAGGCGGATGGAAGAGGGCGAAGGGGTTTTACCTCAGGTTCATTTCTTTCAGCTGCTTTTCGGCACAGTACGCCCTCATCACGTTACGGAAGATGGAGCGCAACGACGCTTCTTAGAGGCCCTGTTTCCTCGAGGAAAGGCGCCCGTTTTCTACCGAGCCGACGGTTTTTAG
- a CDS encoding DUF3866 family protein: MEAVLSDDPDLQVLAVRPISADENMPPRKAINYKALNGTAQVGERVLLNTVAVELDLGTGGYDFVVGIVGRELEDEPPGHLIKLRYTPIQTPVLAVEAPESPFHSLLESFSPLQGTPVVCCGLHSQIGPVCFAVHAVFKERGYGGRVAYIMTDSAALPIAWSHLVRELKQSGLLQTTITCGQAFGGDYEAINLYSALQAARQVASADVILVCQGPGNAGTQTALGFSGVDQSLALNAATALEGRPICVPRISFADKRPRHHGVSQQTLMVLERLVVGSVWLPLSVMPSPMRDIVLTTLQQRGILEKHMVEEVETEALFNAMATYRWTTMGRKPQEDPYFFRTALAAGVVAAQSVCNTR; this comes from the coding sequence GTGGAAGCGGTTCTTTCTGATGACCCCGATCTGCAGGTGCTTGCGGTGCGGCCTATCTCGGCGGATGAAAATATGCCACCGAGAAAAGCGATCAACTACAAGGCGCTCAACGGTACCGCACAGGTTGGCGAGCGCGTCTTGCTGAATACGGTGGCCGTGGAGCTTGATTTGGGAACCGGCGGCTACGATTTTGTGGTGGGAATCGTGGGGCGCGAGCTGGAGGATGAGCCCCCAGGGCATCTCATCAAGCTGCGTTATACCCCAATCCAAACGCCGGTGCTGGCGGTGGAGGCGCCGGAAAGCCCATTTCATTCGCTCCTCGAATCGTTTAGCCCGCTTCAGGGGACTCCTGTGGTCTGCTGCGGTCTGCACAGTCAGATCGGCCCGGTCTGCTTCGCTGTGCATGCGGTTTTCAAAGAGCGAGGATATGGTGGACGTGTCGCCTACATCATGACGGATAGCGCTGCCTTGCCTATTGCCTGGAGCCATCTGGTGAGGGAGCTGAAACAGAGCGGTTTACTGCAGACGACGATCACCTGTGGGCAGGCTTTTGGAGGCGATTATGAGGCCATCAACCTCTACTCGGCCTTGCAGGCGGCAAGACAGGTGGCGTCTGCCGATGTTATTCTCGTTTGCCAAGGGCCGGGAAACGCCGGTACACAGACCGCATTGGGGTTCTCTGGAGTAGACCAAAGCCTCGCCTTGAATGCGGCCACTGCCCTGGAAGGCCGCCCCATCTGCGTTCCGCGTATTAGCTTTGCAGATAAGCGCCCGCGTCACCACGGTGTTAGCCAGCAGACCCTCATGGTTCTGGAACGTCTGGTGGTTGGCTCGGTGTGGCTGCCCCTGTCGGTTATGCCTTCCCCCATGCGTGACATCGTGCTCACCACTCTTCAGCAGAGAGGGATTTTAGAAAAGCACATGGTGGAGGAGGTAGAGACTGAGGCTCTCTTCAACGCGATGGCAACCTATCGTTGGACCACCATGGGGCGCAAGCCACAAGAAGACCCCTACTTTTTCCGAACCGCCCTGGCGGCAGGAGTCGTAGCAGCCCAATCGGTATGCAACACACGCTAA
- a CDS encoding SIS domain-containing protein yields the protein MVFMLEEIYEQPEAVATAVQQGDAAIRKLVKELKQQDVRYVVIAARGTSDNAATYAKYLIEIVCGIPVALAAPSVFTLYEAKLRLERCLVLGISQSGQAEDVVQTLASARAGGALTACITNVADSPLANQSEYVLLCHAGVERAVAATKTYTTTLALIALLAGHWAEETSLLNELREIPKHMHQVLPLDSQIEAAVERYRYIQECAVLARGINQATALEAALKMTETSYLVAKPYSGADFLHGPIAMIHEGFPTFLYAPDGRAYPFMWELARKLQERAAEMIIFARSPELLEFARCPIRIPIDIDERLSPLLYIVAGQLWACRLALARGYNPDSPRGLNKVTVTR from the coding sequence ATGGTCTTTATGTTGGAAGAGATTTACGAGCAGCCGGAGGCCGTTGCCACCGCGGTTCAACAAGGCGATGCCGCCATCCGGAAGCTCGTGAAAGAGTTGAAACAGCAGGATGTACGTTACGTGGTCATCGCCGCTCGCGGCACCTCCGACAACGCCGCCACCTACGCGAAATACCTTATCGAGATCGTTTGTGGCATTCCGGTCGCCCTTGCGGCGCCCTCGGTGTTTACCCTCTATGAAGCGAAGTTGCGATTAGAACGATGCCTGGTTTTAGGCATATCGCAGTCGGGGCAGGCGGAGGATGTGGTTCAGACGCTGGCTTCTGCTCGGGCAGGCGGGGCGCTAACAGCTTGCATCACCAACGTGGCCGATTCGCCGTTAGCAAACCAAAGCGAGTATGTTCTACTATGTCATGCCGGGGTGGAGAGGGCGGTGGCGGCCACAAAAACCTATACAACAACGCTTGCCCTCATCGCGCTGTTGGCCGGACATTGGGCCGAGGAAACCTCCCTTTTGAACGAGCTCCGCGAGATACCAAAGCACATGCATCAGGTGCTGCCGTTGGACTCGCAGATTGAGGCGGCCGTCGAACGCTACCGTTACATTCAAGAGTGCGCCGTGCTGGCACGTGGCATCAATCAGGCCACCGCATTAGAGGCCGCTCTCAAGATGACGGAGACGAGCTATCTGGTGGCAAAGCCCTACTCGGGCGCCGACTTCCTCCACGGGCCCATAGCCATGATCCACGAGGGGTTTCCCACCTTCCTCTATGCCCCAGACGGTCGTGCCTATCCTTTTATGTGGGAGTTAGCCCGGAAGCTGCAGGAGCGTGCCGCAGAAATGATCATCTTTGCACGGTCGCCGGAGCTCCTAGAGTTTGCTCGATGCCCCATTCGCATTCCAATAGATATTGACGAACGGCTTAGCCCGCTGCTCTACATCGTTGCCGGCCAGCTATGGGCGTGTCGGCTTGCCCTCGCCCGTGGTTACAATCCTGATAGCCCGCGCGGTCTTAATAAGGTGACCGTTACACGCTGA
- a CDS encoding endonuclease MutS2, with protein sequence MIDQHALQVLEYPKIRDRLAAHTSNAVGRDFALELEPLSYPETVVRRLQETREARWLRDTTSGLPLGGIFDVREALERARLQVRLTGKELVDIRSTIVAAHRLRAFLLDRRENVPLLAEMAANLPLFPHIDSRIEAALTETGEVRDTASTELARIRHQMRVTHNRLMDRLQSIVTSERYRPFLQDSIITLREGRYCLPVKAEHARAFGGIVHDTSQSGATVFIEPEVTISLGNELKQLSLEEEHEVDRILRELSRMVGDRHTELQRMISILGHLDLVHAKAILAEEMRAIEPRLNRRGVVKLRKARHPLLTGNVVPIDFEIGERCTVVLITGPNTGGKTVTLKTIGLLTLMTLAGLQIPAEEGTEIALFEQVFADIGDEQDIQQNLSTFSAHLKNIVHILEHLVSNSLVLLDEIGAGTDPAEGAALAKAILEYLREREARVVATTHYGELKEYAFSTPGVENASVEFDRETLSPTYRVLQGVPGSSHAFTIAARLGLPEEILQQARASLSKREVEASQLIEQLEQSRRNAAIAEQAAMAARAEAERARAEYQERVRQVAEVQRTVRQQAQEEARRILSHASEKAENILKELQRLNRGARKGASARQKLKALREEVYAALEPAPIEPTEPAPAHHVYRRGDWVRIPALQLEAQVLEEPKNGEVVVQVGAMRATFPVDQLRPLTKAPTTQPSPTSHTTSSASEIALRKALQIAPELTLLAMRVDEALSLLERYLDDAYAAGLDKVRIIHGKGTGALRRAVHQFLTDHPLVASYRLGTAEEGGDGVTIVELKG encoded by the coding sequence ATGATAGACCAACACGCACTCCAAGTTCTGGAGTATCCGAAAATTCGTGACCGACTTGCGGCCCACACCTCCAACGCCGTGGGTCGCGATTTCGCCTTAGAGCTAGAGCCGCTGTCTTATCCGGAAACGGTGGTTCGGCGCCTGCAGGAAACGCGCGAAGCGCGCTGGCTACGCGACACCACAAGCGGCCTCCCTTTAGGAGGCATCTTCGACGTTCGCGAAGCCCTTGAACGCGCCCGCCTTCAGGTGCGATTGACCGGTAAAGAGCTGGTAGACATCCGGTCCACTATCGTTGCCGCCCATCGCCTACGAGCCTTTCTGCTTGACCGCCGCGAGAACGTGCCCCTACTGGCCGAAATGGCCGCCAATCTTCCGTTGTTCCCCCACATTGACAGCCGCATCGAGGCCGCCCTCACAGAGACCGGAGAGGTACGTGACACCGCATCAACGGAGCTTGCCCGTATTCGTCACCAAATGAGGGTCACGCACAACCGCCTGATGGACCGACTGCAGTCCATTGTAACCAGCGAACGGTATCGCCCCTTCTTGCAAGACAGCATCATCACCTTACGTGAAGGGCGTTACTGCCTTCCGGTGAAGGCGGAGCATGCGCGTGCGTTCGGTGGCATCGTTCACGACACAAGCCAGTCCGGTGCCACGGTGTTTATCGAGCCGGAGGTTACCATCTCTTTGGGGAACGAACTGAAGCAGCTATCCCTCGAAGAAGAGCACGAGGTAGACCGAATTTTGCGCGAGCTTTCTCGGATGGTTGGCGATCGCCACACCGAGTTGCAGCGCATGATCTCTATTCTCGGTCATCTCGATCTAGTTCATGCCAAAGCGATTCTTGCCGAAGAGATGCGCGCGATAGAGCCGCGGTTGAATCGAAGAGGCGTGGTGAAACTGCGCAAAGCACGCCATCCGCTGCTCACAGGGAATGTGGTGCCCATAGATTTTGAGATAGGGGAACGATGCACGGTTGTGTTGATCACCGGCCCGAACACAGGAGGGAAAACGGTGACCCTCAAAACCATCGGATTGCTCACCCTCATGACCTTGGCGGGGCTCCAAATCCCTGCGGAGGAGGGCACCGAAATCGCGCTGTTCGAGCAGGTTTTTGCCGACATCGGCGATGAGCAGGATATTCAGCAGAACCTCTCGACTTTCAGCGCCCACCTCAAAAACATCGTTCACATCCTTGAACACCTGGTCAGCAACTCGCTTGTTCTGCTGGATGAGATAGGGGCTGGAACCGATCCGGCGGAGGGGGCAGCCCTGGCCAAAGCGATTTTGGAGTATCTTCGAGAGAGAGAAGCGCGGGTGGTGGCAACCACACACTACGGAGAGTTAAAGGAGTATGCCTTTTCAACGCCCGGCGTGGAGAACGCCTCGGTGGAGTTCGATCGAGAGACGCTCTCGCCAACCTATCGTGTGTTGCAAGGGGTTCCTGGCTCCTCGCATGCCTTCACCATTGCGGCTCGCTTAGGCTTGCCAGAAGAGATACTCCAGCAGGCGCGCGCTTCCCTTTCAAAACGGGAGGTCGAAGCCTCGCAGCTCATTGAGCAGCTGGAGCAGAGCCGCCGTAACGCCGCCATCGCGGAACAAGCGGCTATGGCCGCCCGTGCAGAGGCGGAACGCGCACGCGCCGAGTATCAGGAACGGGTACGGCAAGTTGCCGAAGTCCAAAGAACGGTTCGCCAGCAAGCCCAGGAGGAGGCGAGACGCATTCTCTCGCACGCCTCCGAGAAGGCCGAAAACATCTTAAAAGAGCTACAGCGCCTGAACCGAGGGGCCCGAAAGGGCGCGAGCGCACGCCAAAAATTGAAAGCGTTGCGTGAAGAGGTCTATGCCGCCCTTGAACCTGCCCCCATAGAACCCACCGAGCCGGCGCCAGCCCACCACGTCTATCGTCGAGGCGACTGGGTGCGTATTCCGGCGCTTCAGCTGGAGGCACAAGTGCTTGAAGAGCCGAAGAACGGAGAGGTCGTTGTGCAAGTGGGAGCGATGCGCGCCACATTCCCCGTGGATCAACTGCGCCCTCTGACGAAAGCGCCTACAACACAACCCTCTCCCACTTCACATACGACATCAAGCGCTTCTGAGATAGCCTTACGTAAAGCGCTTCAGATCGCACCGGAGCTAACTTTGCTGGCCATGCGGGTAGACGAGGCGCTTTCTCTATTGGAACGCTACCTCGATGATGCCTATGCCGCCGGGCTTGACAAAGTACGTATAATCCATGGGAAGGGAACCGGTGCCTTACGAAGAGCCGTTCATCAGTTTTTGACCGACCATCCTTTGGTAGCTTCCTACCGGCTTGGCACCGCTGAGGAAGGCGGCGATGGGGTGACCATTGTGGAGCTAAAAGGCTAG
- a CDS encoding RHS repeat protein, with protein MISSSSSWPSGTTVVASWTDANQNTVQYGMDSQGQLLGVVDALGHQTSFSYDSAHNLLSTTTPSGSVWQQQYDNRGNMLVSQDPLGQSTQLAYGVFDLPVSVTDPLGNKTLFSLDSSTGNVLQVTDANNNVSRFSYNGDGSVASATDPAGRTTQFGYDQWGHLTSRTDPLGNVTRYSYSVDSLLQQRVDALGYVTQYSYDGWGRLVSVSYPTSGAPGISYSWDAEGQLIQSSDSTGVRSYTYDVLGRKVKAVDPRGTTQASYDAVGNLLSQTDVTGRVLTNSYDAAYRLTSVVDGSDNAQVSLSYTADGQVSSVMYPNGVEVQYSYDAAGRVTSVQHVLVSSGTVLVGYSASYDAAGRLVQVVEQPSGDVTVYQYDAVGNLLKEQRSGSRSYSGSYTYDPSNLRLSAQVVVNGVPVHMGSYSYDGGGRLVQVVDSATNTTEVYSWNATGTLASAPGPGYTRGLMWNEEGQLVGIAHNGVLAYQYGYGADGNRRWRKDLANNVWVWYPCGVACSAGELVEEVSDLSGGVWSVQARYLRVGGGCSSQLVRRNGEYHHRDVLGNYGVITDGSGNVLSSNLYDRFGVSMYTSGSAQSPYRPAAGMLDEEGLLYQKRQRIEFMPNRNLVLAAGDPCANYCKVLGWLLGGYNTCMAICEAVEGILNILHPPRQNPPTAGGGNSSIPQPPTNCPHGTIPIAINCAKGSISTCVPQNFYQTCLPGCDADGTPDLCKTHLAPPPPSKSS; from the coding sequence GTGATCAGCAGTTCGAGCAGTTGGCCCAGTGGGACGACGGTGGTGGCGAGCTGGACGGACGCCAACCAAAACACCGTTCAGTATGGGATGGACAGCCAAGGTCAGCTGTTGGGGGTGGTAGATGCGTTGGGTCATCAGACCAGCTTCAGCTACGACAGCGCCCACAACCTTCTGTCAACGACGACGCCTTCGGGGAGCGTGTGGCAGCAGCAGTACGACAATCGGGGCAACATGTTGGTATCGCAAGACCCGCTAGGCCAGAGCACCCAGCTGGCCTATGGGGTGTTTGACCTGCCGGTGTCGGTGACCGACCCGTTGGGGAACAAGACGCTCTTCAGCCTGGATAGCAGCACGGGCAATGTGCTTCAGGTGACGGATGCCAACAACAACGTGAGCCGTTTCAGCTACAATGGGGATGGAAGCGTGGCGAGCGCGACCGACCCCGCGGGTCGCACCACGCAGTTTGGGTACGACCAGTGGGGGCATCTGACGAGCCGCACAGACCCCTTGGGGAACGTAACCCGCTACAGCTACTCGGTCGACAGCCTTTTGCAGCAGCGGGTGGACGCGTTGGGCTATGTGACCCAGTACAGTTATGACGGGTGGGGGAGGCTAGTTTCAGTCAGTTACCCTACCAGCGGGGCACCGGGGATCAGCTATAGCTGGGATGCAGAGGGTCAGTTGATCCAGAGCAGCGATAGCACCGGTGTCCGCAGCTACACCTACGACGTGTTGGGTCGGAAGGTGAAGGCGGTAGACCCTCGCGGGACGACGCAGGCCAGTTATGATGCGGTGGGCAACCTGTTGAGCCAGACCGATGTGACGGGTCGGGTTCTGACCAACAGCTACGATGCGGCGTATCGTCTGACGAGCGTGGTAGATGGGAGCGACAACGCGCAGGTGAGCCTCAGCTACACGGCGGACGGTCAGGTGTCGAGCGTGATGTACCCCAACGGCGTGGAGGTGCAGTACAGCTACGATGCGGCGGGTCGTGTAACGAGCGTTCAGCACGTGCTGGTAAGCAGTGGGACGGTGTTGGTGGGCTACAGCGCCAGCTACGATGCGGCCGGTCGTTTGGTACAGGTGGTAGAGCAGCCGAGTGGGGATGTGACGGTGTACCAATACGACGCGGTGGGGAACCTGCTGAAGGAGCAGCGGAGCGGTTCACGCAGCTACAGCGGGAGCTACACGTACGACCCCTCGAACCTTCGTTTAAGCGCTCAGGTGGTGGTCAACGGGGTGCCGGTTCATATGGGCAGCTACAGTTACGACGGCGGGGGTCGTTTGGTACAGGTGGTAGACAGCGCGACGAACACGACGGAGGTGTACAGCTGGAATGCGACGGGGACGTTGGCGAGTGCCCCTGGTCCGGGCTACACGCGCGGTTTAATGTGGAATGAAGAGGGCCAGTTAGTGGGGATAGCGCACAACGGGGTTTTGGCGTACCAATACGGTTATGGTGCGGACGGGAACCGTCGTTGGCGGAAGGACTTGGCGAACAACGTATGGGTCTGGTATCCGTGTGGGGTAGCGTGCAGCGCTGGGGAGCTGGTGGAGGAGGTAAGCGACCTGAGCGGTGGGGTATGGAGTGTTCAGGCGCGGTATCTTCGTGTAGGCGGCGGCTGCAGCAGCCAGTTAGTTCGTCGGAACGGGGAGTATCATCACAGGGATGTGTTAGGCAACTATGGGGTGATAACGGACGGGAGTGGGAACGTGCTATCGAGCAATCTGTACGACCGTTTCGGAGTGAGCATGTACACGAGCGGTAGCGCCCAGAGCCCGTATCGTCCTGCTGCAGGAATGCTGGATGAGGAGGGGTTGCTCTATCAAAAGCGACAAAGGATAGAGTTTATGCCTAATCGTAACCTGGTGTTGGCGGCTGGAGACCCGTGTGCGAATTACTGTAAAGTACTAGGTTGGTTGTTAGGCGGCTACAATACATGCATGGCCATTTGTGAAGCCGTGGAGGGCATTCTTAACATTCTTCATCCACCAAGACAAAATCCTCCCACTGCTGGAGGCGGAAATAGCTCTATTCCACAGCCACCCACAAACTGCCCCCATGGGACGATACCTATTGCAATCAATTGCGCGAAGGGCTCTATTTCGACCTGTGTTCCACAAAACTTCTATCAAACCTGTCTACCTGGCTGTGATGCGGATGGAACCCCAGACCTGTGTAAGACCCATCTGGCTCCTCCGCCACCAAGCAAATCATCCTAG
- a CDS encoding phosphatase PAP2 family protein: MAFPRSQLICTSISLALLSLSCRARADKPFDHQMWQFLSGTGNVIYLTTGVGLPLLTDGHLGWNHTLRVADAVGTSVLLCEGLKALIREKRPDSNAHDSFPSGHATAAFAVATTESALHPDQTPYWFAGAALIAASRVGLHRHTVGDVLAGAALGYGIARWEVASPRGLLLAPWIRPERHVYGLTLSASF; the protein is encoded by the coding sequence ATGGCCTTCCCGCGATCTCAACTCATTTGCACCTCTATTTCCCTAGCGCTTCTGTCGCTCTCGTGCCGAGCTCGAGCCGACAAGCCCTTCGACCATCAGATGTGGCAGTTTCTTTCGGGCACCGGAAACGTGATCTACTTGACCACCGGCGTGGGGTTGCCATTGCTAACCGATGGACACCTTGGCTGGAACCACACGCTGCGTGTGGCCGACGCGGTGGGCACCAGCGTGCTCTTGTGTGAGGGGCTTAAGGCACTTATTCGCGAAAAACGACCGGATAGCAACGCACACGACAGCTTTCCTAGCGGACATGCTACCGCTGCCTTCGCTGTAGCGACCACCGAGAGCGCTCTGCACCCCGATCAAACCCCCTACTGGTTCGCCGGCGCTGCCCTCATTGCGGCTTCCCGTGTGGGACTGCACCGGCATACCGTTGGCGATGTACTGGCCGGCGCCGCGCTGGGCTATGGCATTGCGCGTTGGGAGGTCGCCTCTCCAAGGGGGTTGCTCCTCGCTCCCTGGATACGCCCTGAACGCCATGTCTATGGTCTCACGCTCTCGGCTTCCTTCTAG